DNA sequence from the Coffea arabica cultivar ET-39 chromosome 11c, Coffea Arabica ET-39 HiFi, whole genome shotgun sequence genome:
ctttctttttcttttctttctttcctttttcttttctttcctctcttcttctttttcttcttcctttttcttcttcttttttctttctttcctccccGTTACCTCCCAGCAGCACTTACGCCcgccacccctctcctccctttccccttctcctctCGCCACCTTCCCTCTGCGACCGTGACCCCCTCCCCTCCGCCACCCCCTGCCCTTTCCCCCTGCCACCCCCTGCCCTTTCCTCTGCCAGCAtgaccccctccccccgccacccCTGCCTTTTCCCCAGCTTCTCCCGCCACTCCCCCTTCCCTTGCCACCCCCCTGCCCTTTTCTCTGCCAGCGCGACCCCCTCCTCCTGCCACCTCCCCTGCCCTTTCCCCAGTTTCTCCTGCTACCTCCCATGCGCGAccccctcccccgccaccccctgcCCTTTCCCCAGCACGACCCCCTCCTCCCGCCACCCCCCGGACGGCGCTGAAATAGTCCTCCGGTTTCCGGCAAAAAGCATCGAGGAATTTACGGAACTTGGAACGTTTCGTCGCGGAGGATTTCCTCTTCTGCATCCAGTTGAATAAGGAAACCATCACGTTGAATTTGATGTCAAATTCCTCCATTCTGgacttttttttccccctttttttctttttctgggcTATGATTTTGCTTGTTCGGTTCTTGGGGTTCTATGTTCACTTTTTGTGTTTGAAAATGAAGGATTTAAAAACTGCCTGAAatggggagggggaagggggtAGGGCTGGCAGAGGGGAAGAGGGGAggggggagagaaaaaaaaactttgtgtATGGCCGGAACTGGCCGCCGGAATAGTAACTGGCGTCGGAAGTGGTGCTGGAGGTGGTGGCCGGCAGCGGAGGATGTGGTGGGTTGGGTGGGggcggaaaaagaaaaaaagtttgaagggaaagttttttttgtgtatttttgaagtgtgtaggtaaaaagTTTTGggaagttttttggggttcctgtagcaaaagttgttaaaaaactagtaggtaaaaaatttggTCTAAAAACTCACTTCCAAACAGGCCCGTTATTTTATCAAATTaactttactcaaatacataaCCCTAATCATATTATattcataaatatatatattttaaattattaatccatttatatccaaatccgggtctaatacgtggcagaatactatattccgtattcaacccgttttttgtttgacaaaatggatccgGATcaggatccggataacggaattaaatccctatccgtacccgcaataatttcacggatccggtcCGGGTCTAAATCCGAACCATTGACAGGCCTAATTGTATGATTCAGCGTCATGTGTGAATCTCGCAAAAGGGTGTATTAAAATTACATTGTGTTCAAAGAAATTTATATTATTAATCAAACAGATTTAAAATTTGTTCAACTAGATGTAACCCTTCTGGCAGCGCAACGGTCCCTGCCCTTATGGATAGGCTGCTAGGTTGATAGGTAATACCATACCATTGAGTAATAGCAACCTCTGGCTGGTATGCCAAACTATCTACAAAAGATAAGCTGTTAGCTTGGTAGGTAATACCATACCATACCATTAAGTAATACCATGCCTTTATTGTCCTTTTGTGTTGTTGCTTTTGTATAAGGGAACTCTTGAGACTAAGAAGCTAGAGAATCACACTGGGCAAAAGTTACAGTAACTGAATTTAGATTGAACAAACCATCAGCCTTTGGGTTAGTGGTGACCACCAAGCGGAAGCCTTATCTCCTAATTGCCATATTATGTGGCTCTCTAAAAAATCTAGACGGGTGTGTACTATACCCGTTGTATACCCATCTAATTCGATGATGGTTCAATTCCCGTCGATTCTCTTCCATTGGCTCAGTTGGGCCTTCACTTAAAATAGgttagagtaggagtaggagtaTATGTAAAGTAAACTATTGTCgaccgtaaaaaaaaaaaatttagattgaACATGAATTTAGCAATTTAGCCACCTGAAATGCTATCCTGATAAGTTGCCAAAACTGAAGTTTATGCTCAAAAAAATTGCTGGAACTGAACACTGCTCCAAACGGGACTAATGggttttattttgtttactcCAGGAAACTTTTATAGATCCAGGGTTAGAAGTGTTATTCCTCTTGATATACTGATTGAATTTTCTAAGCTTCCTCAAGTCATTTGCCTAACTTTTGAATTGGTTCGGACCAAAGAAGGATGACAAACAGATGTAGGCAGGAGTAGGGTCTTGAATCTTGTTAAAATTCTCGACTGTGGAAGAAGGCATATCAATTTTAGCTATTAGACTAAAACTTTCTCGATATATTGAAAATTTGACATTCACTACGTCATAACATGTTTTAACGTATGATCACCATTTTCTTGTTTTGAACATACACGTCAGTCATTCAATGTGGCTAATTAATATCTGTATATTGCTAATTCTTTCCACTAATTAAGTGATAAGATAATTATTTTGAACGATATTTGTAGGAAAATTGTaacataatattttattaataacCGCTTTTGTGATAGTAAAAGAAGTTAGAAAGTAATTCCTGAAATTAATCCCACATCGATCAAAGGGGGGTTGAGGGTTAGATTATTAGTTTCCTGGATGATCTCAAGAGTTGCCGGTTTTTGAGATTTACTTGGGATTAAGGGTTAGTAATTTAATTCTGGTTTCTTCATTGAAAGTAATTCTTGAAATTAATGTGGTTAAAAAAACGCTCCATCCAAACAGAAAATTCACGTCTTTTGATTCTTTTTGTCTTTCGTGGAAGTAATCCACGAATTGGACACTTGAGAAAAAATGGAGCATCGATTAAAAGAACAATCAAGTTTACGTGACCAGATAAAAAGAACAATGAGCAGGGGCGGAGTCAAGGCCAGCCCAATTGCACCCTCctcaacttttgaaatctctaGAATAACCTATaaaaatttatcttttattgttGTTGCCCAACTTTTGCCTCCCTTGAAATTTAATAATATTCCCTCTAACCTTacaattccccccccccccccaaaattttaaaattgtatGCAGTTACCACCATCATTTCTACAATGCAACATTAACATAAAATATATTATACGAtgctatttttattttctttctaacAAATCTTATTCACTCAACATTAAGCTTATCATATATATTAAACTATATGAATTACAAGCAaatcaaacatatatatattcatttgaCTCTCTATACATTATCCGCCTATTGTATGTATGAATATATACATCTAATACGCAATGCATAATTTAATTATTATGCACTTTTATACAATTTTTATGCATAGTTGTAATTACTATGTAATTTTATCCCATTAGAAGACCTGATAATTTTTGCAAATGAAAACAAGTTGtagataattttttaaattattttaatattaagTAAAGTGGCAGTACATCAAAGACATTTAGTTATcccaaaaatatcccaaaaatctataacacattgtaaaccTATGTTAGTATTGTAAACCTATGTTAGTATTATTACAGGAGATTATACAACTCCTTCTGGTATCGTATCCTCAAGTCAAATTCATGGTTAGATGGTGAAATAAGTTTTTCGGACCCTTAGACTGTATTACttcaatcatttaaaatttgaaCCACTATTAATTACCACTAAAAGATAAAAATTACGGGAATGGTTTCTCAAGGGGAATAtaaaattttcttattattGCGCCTCATGAATAAAGGTCCTAACTCCACCAATGACAACGAAGGATGGCAGCTGGCTGAAATTATGCGGAAGGATTATGCACATATCCGCATCTTTTGAATCATTCCTATTCACCAATATAAACCCCCAAGCTGTGGCATCTTGAAACCACAACCAGATACCAGTTCACTTAGAAAGTTTGAAACACCATGAAGTTCACCTACACTTTGTCCCTTCTGGTTTTGTGCCTAACTTTGTACTTAACCTTCACCAATGCTGCAAATTTCAACATTATAAACCAATGTACCTACACAGTTTGGGCAGCTGCTTCCCCAGGCGGTGGCAGGCGGCTCGACCGAGGCCAATCATGGTCCCTAAACGTGGCTCCTGGCACCACCCACGCTCGCATTTGGGGCCGAACCAATTGCAACTTTGATGCCAATGGCCGAGGCCAATGTCAAACAGGTGACTGCAACGGGGGCCTCGTATGCCAAGGCTATGGAAAGCCTCCGAATACACTAGCTGAATTCGCCCTAAACCGGCCTAACAACGTAGACTACATCGACATTTCCAACGTTGATGGATTCAACATCCCAATGGAGTTCAGCTCCGTTACTCGTTGCCGTAATATCAGATGTTCAGCGCCTATTGTTGATCAATGCCCAGCTAAGCTAAGAACTCCAGGTGGATGCAACAATCCCTGCACTGTCTTTAAAACAAATGAGTTCTGTTGCACCAATGGCCCAGGAAGCTGCCGCCCGACCGACTTCTCCAGGTTCTTTAAGAGCAGGTGCCCTGATGCTTATAGCTATCCTCAAGATGATCCCACAAGCTTGTTTACTTGCCCAAGTGGTACAAATTATAGGGTTGTCTTCTGCCCTTAAATAAAGCTAGATATTTAAGGTTCTTGTGACAGCTTATATGCTCCAAGAACTTCACTAGAAAAGTAGATTATGAGAAATAAACGCATATGTGAACCTTCTGGTAATGGTTCACTGGAATTGGGATAAATTTGAGCACATATAGCATTGTGCGGTTTGTCTTCTTTATCAG
Encoded proteins:
- the LOC140004378 gene encoding thaumatin-like protein, whose protein sequence is MKFTYTLSLLVLCLTLYLTFTNAANFNIINQCTYTVWAAASPGGGRRLDRGQSWSLNVAPGTTHARIWGRTNCNFDANGRGQCQTGDCNGGLVCQGYGKPPNTLAEFALNRPNNVDYIDISNVDGFNIPMEFSSVTRCRNIRCSAPIVDQCPAKLRTPGGCNNPCTVFKTNEFCCTNGPGSCRPTDFSRFFKSRCPDAYSYPQDDPTSLFTCPSGTNYRVVFCP